Proteins found in one Leishmania donovani BPK282A1 complete genome, chromosome 13 genomic segment:
- a CDS encoding programmed cell death 6 protein-like protein — protein sequence MAYPYNANPGYTQPPTQYGQPPAVAGAHGHPPVTTPLPYNAQSAYGGAQPPMPTSTGVYAPSARHMNDNQELMEWFRAVDTDGSGAISVPELNAALSSAGVPFSLATTEKLLHMYDKNHSGEITFNEFKDLHHFILSMREGFRKRDSSGDGRLDSNEVRAALVSSGYQVSEQTFQALMRKFDRQRRGSLGFDDYVELSIFICRVRNVFAFYDRERTGQVTFTFDTFIGGSVSIL from the coding sequence ATGGCATACCCGTATAACGCAAACCCCGGCTACACTCAGCCGCCCACGCAATACGGCCAGCCTCCTGCGGTGGCAGGGGCCCACGGCCACCCGCCTgtgacgacgccgctgccgtacaACGCCCAAAGCGCCTacggcggcgcacagccACCGATGCCGACCTCCACCGGCGTGTACGCCCCTTCAGCTCGGCACATGAACGACAACCAAGAGCTCATGGAGTGGTTCCGCGCGGTCGATAcggatggcagcggcgccatcagCGTACCGGAGCTGAACGCGGCCCTGTCGTCCGCCGGCGTGCCGTTCAGCCTCGCCACGACGGAGAAGTTGCTGCACATGTACGATAAAAACCATAGCGGCGAGATCACCTTCAACGAGTTCAAAGATCTCCATCATTTCATTTTGAGCATGAGGGAGGGCTTCCGCAAGCGCGACTCCAGCGGCGATGGTCGGCTCGACAGCAACGAAgtgcgcgccgccctcgtctCGAGCGGCTATCAAGTCTCGGAGCAGACGTTCCAGGCCTTGATGCGCAAGTTTgaccggcagcgccgcggcagcctcggcTTCGATGATTACGTCGAGCTATCCATCTTCATTTGTAGGGTGCGCAACGTCTTCGCCTTTTACGACCGCGAACGCACGGGGCAGGTCACATTCACCTTTGACACCTTCATCGGTGGTAGCGTCTCCATCCTGTAG
- a CDS encoding EF hand-like protein — translation MADIYPGYGYPQARQGYRANPMYGG, via the coding sequence ATGGCGGATATCTACCCAGGCTACGGGTACCCCCAAGCCCGTCAGGGCTACAGGGCGAATCCGATGTACGGCGGGTAG